From Paenibacillus polymyxa, the proteins below share one genomic window:
- a CDS encoding DUF3891 family protein yields MVIYETDQAYIMTTQHDHARISGELASQWEDSAFKNRRHRQDFIYAAREHDRGWIRLDAAPFWNDYVSAPYTFIDFPLSPRFVFYRLGIDEVEQENAYAALLCSLMYKELVGRTEHEKAQDKQITHAYQEAEEQRRQRLRQELACGVTFEHQVRTDVRRMLFCDELSLFLCSREPGTPTADYEWFAEGLSFPAVRHESGRVRAEWLSDQTVGLSFFPFKGKVEITHTFKKVSKENIRTSGLLEAYRSSECTHRTFTIEHIMEVEEQKENA; encoded by the coding sequence ATGGTTATTTATGAAACGGATCAAGCTTATATCATGACGACGCAGCATGACCATGCTCGTATTTCAGGTGAGTTGGCTTCACAGTGGGAAGACAGTGCCTTTAAAAATAGACGTCATAGACAGGATTTTATATATGCAGCGAGGGAGCATGACCGGGGTTGGATTAGGCTGGACGCTGCTCCTTTCTGGAATGATTATGTGTCAGCACCTTATACGTTTATCGATTTTCCGCTTAGTCCACGTTTTGTTTTTTATCGTCTCGGGATTGATGAAGTCGAGCAAGAGAATGCGTATGCGGCGTTGCTGTGCAGCTTGATGTACAAGGAGCTCGTCGGACGGACCGAGCATGAAAAAGCTCAGGACAAGCAGATTACGCATGCTTATCAAGAGGCAGAGGAACAGCGTCGCCAGAGGCTAAGACAGGAGTTGGCATGCGGTGTAACCTTCGAACATCAAGTGCGGACGGATGTACGGAGAATGTTATTTTGCGACGAATTGAGTCTGTTTTTATGCAGCCGAGAGCCGGGTACTCCTACAGCAGATTATGAATGGTTTGCTGAAGGTTTGAGCTTCCCGGCTGTTCGTCATGAAAGCGGACGGGTTCGGGCTGAGTGGTTATCGGACCAGACAGTAGGTCTGTCCTTTTTCCCTTTCAAGGGCAAAGTAGAGATTACTCATACCTTCAAGAAGGTGAGTAAAGAGAACATTCGTACCTCGGGTCTTCTAGAAGCGTACCGTTCCTCCGAATGCACGCATCGAACCTTTACCATCGAACATATCATGGAAGTAGAAGAGCAAAAAGAGAATGCCTGA
- a CDS encoding AraC family transcriptional regulator: MTNLEVFSDLSERLNYNIPDLPLYVRKGSLHQFNNHTAVAHWHVDVEFIYVLKGAMDFSVNGTITRLQQGDGLFVNSQRLHFGYSLADHNDCLFLVIVIHPSILGVKPSFVQTYWGDKFSLMMDDFVVLTNQIDWQQRILLSIQEIYQEMHKDHTPPNPLRLASQALSLCATIGDHLQPISGQSGVLTHVQEMTRFIHQNYDQKITLEEIASAGAVCRSRCCTLFNKYVGQTPNNYVTQYRLQKSCEMLKETRRSISEIALACGFQSASYFSSIFHKQMGVVPQNYRKQVSNNDST, encoded by the coding sequence ATGACAAATTTAGAGGTGTTTTCTGATTTATCAGAACGTTTAAATTATAATATTCCTGATTTACCACTTTACGTAAGAAAGGGAAGCCTTCATCAATTTAACAATCATACAGCAGTAGCGCATTGGCATGTGGACGTGGAGTTTATCTACGTATTAAAAGGAGCGATGGATTTCTCTGTTAATGGAACTATCACTCGATTGCAGCAGGGAGATGGACTTTTTGTGAATAGCCAACGCTTGCATTTCGGTTATTCTCTTGCAGACCACAACGATTGTTTATTCCTTGTCATCGTCATTCATCCGTCTATCCTTGGTGTAAAGCCTTCATTTGTTCAAACATACTGGGGGGATAAGTTTAGTTTAATGATGGATGATTTTGTCGTGCTTACAAATCAGATTGATTGGCAGCAAAGAATATTACTTTCCATTCAAGAAATCTATCAGGAAATGCACAAGGACCATACTCCTCCCAATCCGCTTCGTCTGGCATCACAAGCTTTATCTTTGTGTGCTACTATAGGGGATCATTTGCAACCCATTTCTGGGCAATCTGGAGTATTGACACATGTTCAGGAAATGACTCGTTTCATTCATCAAAACTATGATCAAAAAATAACTCTTGAGGAGATCGCATCTGCAGGAGCTGTTTGCAGAAGCCGTTGCTGTACATTATTTAACAAATATGTGGGCCAGACGCCCAACAACTATGTCACTCAATATCGCCTTCAAAAAAGTTGCGAAATGTTAAAAGAAACACGAAGATCCATTAGTGAAATCGCACTTGCCTGCGGTTTTCAAAGTGCTAGCTATTTTTCGTCCATTTTCCATAAACAGATGGGTGTAGTTCCGCAAAATTATCGAAAACAAGTTTCGAATAACGATTCAACTTGA
- a CDS encoding glycogen/starch/alpha-glucan phosphorylase, with translation MFSNKEAFKQAFREQLVGRLGKPMQEAQSEDVYKVLGGMIREQVGKNWAETNQAYKEGQVKQIYYFSLEFLIGRLLGSNLLNLGVLDMVRQALGELGWNLEEIEEQEADAGLGNGGLGRLAACFMDSLASLGYAGHGCGIRYKYGLFEQRIVDGNQVELPDYWLQKGNVWEERRPDKKVEVHFWGRVETREQEGRLVFETQDAETVWAVPYDIPLVGYGHAQVNTLRIWSAESALDPVRGPIRGEGGYYRFLDYNRSVESISAFLYPDDSNYEGKLLRLKQQYFLCSAGLQSILRTFEKLRLPYSQLPDKIALHINDTHPTLVIPELMRILMDVKGLGWDEAWDITTRTVSYTNHTILSEALEQWPVNMVRELLPRIYLIIEEMNKRYCAMLLERYPGQDIKIGEMAIIHGEQIRMAHLAIVGSYSVNGVAALHTQILKEREMKSFHELYPDRFNNKTNGIAHRRWLMHANPELASLYDETIGTRWRTRPRELIDLLRYSGDESFQERIQVIKRNNKVRLAEHVFAKQGVRLDTSSIFDVQVKRLHGYKRQLLNILHVMHLYNQLKSNPALDVTPRTFIFGAKAAPGYFLAKQTIKLINNVADTINRDVDVKDKLKVVFLENYSVSLAELIIPAADVSEQISTAGKEASGTGNMKFMMNGALTLGTLDGANVEMHEMVGDANMFIFGLKVDQIEDYYRNGQYSARKTANSDERLREVLDQLVNDAPFTRHEREFEAIYQSLIDHNDEYFVLKDFAAYVDTQVHIEQVYRNPSEWTRRAIVNMAHSGKFSSDCTIQQYAAEIWDLVPLSSDVNKRIVF, from the coding sequence TTGTTCAGCAATAAAGAAGCATTTAAGCAGGCCTTTCGAGAGCAACTAGTCGGAAGACTGGGTAAACCGATGCAGGAGGCTCAGTCGGAAGACGTATATAAGGTTTTGGGCGGCATGATTCGTGAACAAGTCGGCAAGAATTGGGCAGAAACGAACCAAGCCTACAAAGAAGGACAAGTGAAGCAGATTTATTATTTTTCATTGGAATTTTTAATAGGTCGTCTATTGGGTAGTAATTTGCTGAATTTGGGCGTATTGGATATGGTTCGGCAGGCATTGGGGGAATTGGGATGGAATCTGGAGGAAATCGAGGAACAGGAAGCAGACGCAGGGCTAGGCAATGGGGGTCTCGGCCGTCTGGCGGCTTGCTTCATGGACTCATTAGCATCCCTTGGCTATGCAGGGCATGGCTGCGGGATTCGATATAAATATGGCCTGTTTGAGCAGCGTATTGTAGACGGAAATCAGGTGGAACTGCCGGATTACTGGCTACAGAAAGGGAATGTATGGGAGGAACGTCGTCCTGACAAAAAGGTCGAGGTTCATTTTTGGGGGCGTGTGGAAACTCGTGAACAGGAGGGGCGTCTTGTGTTCGAGACACAGGATGCCGAGACGGTCTGGGCCGTCCCTTACGATATTCCGCTGGTCGGCTATGGTCATGCGCAGGTGAATACGCTACGGATTTGGAGTGCGGAATCCGCGCTTGATCCCGTTCGAGGACCGATTCGAGGCGAGGGCGGATATTACCGCTTTCTCGATTACAATCGATCGGTAGAGTCCATCTCGGCATTTCTCTATCCGGATGATTCCAATTATGAGGGTAAGCTGCTTCGCTTGAAGCAGCAGTATTTCCTCTGCTCGGCCGGATTACAGAGCATTTTGCGTACGTTTGAGAAGCTTCGTTTACCTTACAGTCAATTGCCTGATAAAATAGCACTGCACATTAACGATACCCATCCGACGCTGGTTATACCGGAACTGATGCGTATTTTGATGGACGTGAAAGGCTTGGGGTGGGACGAAGCATGGGATATTACGACACGGACCGTTTCATATACGAATCATACGATATTAAGTGAGGCGCTGGAACAATGGCCCGTCAACATGGTGAGAGAGCTGCTCCCCCGGATTTACTTGATCATTGAAGAAATGAACAAACGTTATTGCGCTATGCTATTAGAGCGTTATCCGGGTCAGGACATCAAAATTGGTGAAATGGCGATTATTCACGGTGAACAAATACGTATGGCTCATTTGGCCATCGTCGGCAGCTACAGTGTGAATGGGGTAGCTGCACTGCATACGCAAATCTTGAAGGAACGAGAGATGAAGTCCTTTCATGAATTGTATCCTGACCGGTTTAATAATAAAACAAACGGAATTGCTCATAGACGCTGGCTGATGCATGCCAACCCGGAGCTGGCAAGCTTGTATGATGAGACTATCGGTACACGTTGGAGAACCCGTCCACGCGAACTCATTGACCTGCTTCGCTACAGTGGGGACGAATCGTTCCAAGAACGGATTCAGGTGATTAAGCGAAATAATAAGGTCAGGCTTGCTGAGCATGTGTTTGCAAAACAGGGCGTACGACTGGATACATCCTCCATTTTTGATGTACAGGTCAAACGGTTGCACGGATATAAGCGACAACTGCTCAATATTTTGCATGTGATGCATCTATATAACCAGCTCAAAAGTAATCCTGCGCTGGATGTTACGCCACGCACATTTATTTTTGGCGCGAAAGCAGCCCCTGGTTATTTTCTCGCTAAACAGACGATTAAGCTCATAAATAATGTGGCGGACACGATCAATCGGGATGTAGATGTTAAGGACAAGCTGAAAGTCGTTTTCCTTGAAAATTATTCGGTCTCGCTGGCGGAGCTGATTATTCCTGCGGCGGATGTCAGTGAACAGATTTCTACGGCAGGCAAGGAAGCATCAGGCACAGGGAACATGAAATTTATGATGAACGGCGCGCTCACACTGGGTACATTGGACGGAGCTAATGTTGAAATGCATGAAATGGTAGGCGATGCCAACATGTTCATTTTTGGATTGAAGGTAGATCAGATTGAAGACTATTATCGGAATGGACAGTATTCGGCACGCAAAACAGCCAACAGTGATGAAAGATTGCGTGAAGTGCTGGATCAACTGGTGAACGATGCACCTTTTACGCGGCATGAACGGGAATTTGAGGCCATTTATCAATCTCTGATTGATCATAATGATGAATACTTTGTGCTTAAGGATTTTGCAGCTTATGTAGATACGCAGGTTCATATTGAACAGGTGTATCGCAATCCTTCGGAGTGGACACGACGTGCTATTGTAAATATGGCCCATTCCGGGAAGTTCTCCAGTGATTGTACAATCCAGCAATACGCGGCTGAGATTTGGGACCTTGTACCTCTATCCAGCGATGTCAATAAGCGAATTGTGTTCTAA
- a CDS encoding Cof-type HAD-IIB family hydrolase, which translates to MIKLVVTDLDGTFLNNKSQYDVELFKKVYAEMQQKGVTFVACTGKQCERVEKLFDEHGKGVWILGDSAARIKKDGQVVKEFSIDRDLALQAIDQIQDFDNNMTLIVCASDAAYVHSSISEDMYKVVKGSYERVLKTDSFANIDSRFIKITVFDTEGRSTALRAHVENTLGGQIYIVDSEARWLDITALHTHKGETVKKLQEMLGVTFEETMSFGDGENDVELMAIAKYSFAVSNACENTKKAANFITKSNEENGVLLTIQKILDLQ; encoded by the coding sequence ATGATTAAACTTGTAGTCACGGATCTAGACGGAACATTTCTGAACAATAAAAGTCAGTACGATGTCGAACTTTTCAAAAAAGTTTATGCAGAGATGCAGCAAAAAGGAGTCACATTTGTCGCATGTACAGGTAAACAATGTGAACGTGTTGAAAAATTGTTTGACGAACATGGCAAGGGAGTTTGGATACTGGGTGACAGTGCTGCTCGAATTAAAAAAGATGGCCAAGTGGTTAAAGAGTTTAGTATTGATCGGGATCTAGCTCTACAGGCGATTGATCAAATTCAAGACTTCGACAACAATATGACGCTTATTGTATGTGCAAGTGATGCTGCGTACGTTCATTCTTCCATTTCAGAAGATATGTATAAAGTTGTTAAAGGCTCCTATGAACGTGTATTAAAAACAGACTCTTTTGCAAACATAGATAGCCGTTTTATCAAAATCACGGTCTTCGACACGGAGGGGCGAAGTACAGCATTAAGAGCACATGTTGAGAATACGTTGGGTGGACAAATTTATATTGTTGATTCTGAAGCTAGATGGCTGGATATCACGGCATTGCATACGCATAAAGGTGAGACAGTAAAGAAACTGCAAGAAATGTTGGGCGTCACATTTGAGGAAACAATGTCATTTGGTGACGGCGAGAATGATGTGGAACTCATGGCAATCGCGAAATACAGCTTTGCAGTGAGTAATGCTTGTGAAAATACTAAAAAGGCAGCAAACTTCATTACTAAGTCAAACGAAGAAAATGGTGTTCTTCTCACGATTCAAAAAATACTGGATTTGCAGTGA
- a CDS encoding sugar O-acetyltransferase, producing MNIQERMASKQLFTDHDANYPKEAAELAKARQRGKAICYEINNLHPDDVEMRKTLMKQLFASIGENVWMEPPIRMSYGSNTTVGNNVYINFNLTVVDDYKVTIGNDVMFGPNVTIAVTNHPVHPEKRKEGGMFALPVVIEDGAWIGSGAIIVPGVTIGKGSVIGAGSVVTKDIPANVIAVGNPCRVLREITDHDREFYYKDMRFDQVEW from the coding sequence ATGAATATCCAAGAACGAATGGCTAGCAAACAATTATTTACAGATCACGATGCTAATTATCCGAAAGAGGCTGCAGAGTTGGCGAAAGCACGCCAGCGTGGTAAGGCAATATGCTATGAAATTAATAATTTGCATCCGGATGATGTTGAAATGCGCAAAACGTTAATGAAACAACTCTTTGCAAGCATTGGAGAAAATGTATGGATGGAGCCGCCAATTCGCATGTCTTATGGTTCAAATACGACCGTAGGAAATAATGTATATATCAATTTCAATCTAACCGTGGTTGACGACTATAAAGTTACGATTGGTAATGATGTCATGTTTGGCCCGAATGTAACGATTGCTGTAACGAATCATCCTGTACATCCAGAAAAGCGCAAAGAAGGCGGGATGTTTGCATTACCAGTGGTCATTGAGGATGGGGCATGGATCGGGAGCGGAGCGATTATTGTTCCAGGAGTCACGATTGGCAAAGGGAGTGTAATTGGTGCTGGTAGTGTGGTAACCAAGGATATCCCGGCGAATGTAATAGCTGTTGGAAATCCATGCAGAGTTCTTCGTGAGATTACGGATCATGATAGGGAGTTCTACTATAAAGACATGCGTTTTGATCAGGTTGA
- a CDS encoding glucose-1-phosphate adenylyltransferase, giving the protein MRKKEVVAMLLAGGQGKRLKGLTRTLAKPAVFFGGTYRIIDFPLSNCSHSGIDTVGVLTQYEPLVLHSYIGVGSDWDLDRLDGGVFVLPPHEKENGNNWYRGTADAIYRNLHFLDQYDPEHVLILSGDHIYKMDYSRMLHYHKEKGADCTISVINVTIQEAQRFGILNADEDLKIYDFEEKPEQPKSTLASMGIYLFKWDVLRHYLLESASDSESSHDFGKDIIPLLLQHGRSLYAYPFAGYWKDVGTIQSLWESNMDLLVQDPPLDLNDPFWRIYTRSPNQPAQYITQRAILKNSIVNEGCMVDGEVRHSVLFYGVEVGEGSVITDSVIMPNVKIGRNVRIHRAIVNENMVIEDNAVIGPEDSLDEIILFDQESQLHARI; this is encoded by the coding sequence ATGAGAAAGAAGGAAGTGGTTGCCATGCTGCTCGCCGGCGGACAAGGCAAAAGACTCAAAGGACTAACCCGCACACTGGCCAAACCGGCAGTATTTTTTGGAGGAACTTATCGTATTATTGATTTCCCTCTCAGCAATTGCTCTCATTCGGGAATAGACACCGTGGGCGTATTGACCCAATATGAGCCGTTGGTGCTTCACTCCTATATCGGCGTAGGCAGCGACTGGGACTTGGATCGCCTGGATGGAGGAGTTTTCGTTTTACCACCGCACGAAAAAGAGAATGGAAACAATTGGTACCGTGGGACAGCGGATGCGATTTATCGGAACCTGCATTTCCTGGATCAGTATGACCCGGAGCATGTGCTCATTCTGTCAGGGGATCACATTTATAAAATGGATTACAGTCGAATGCTCCACTATCACAAGGAAAAGGGAGCCGATTGCACCATTTCTGTTATCAATGTCACGATTCAGGAGGCCCAACGATTTGGGATACTGAACGCCGATGAGGACCTGAAGATATACGACTTTGAGGAGAAGCCTGAACAGCCGAAAAGCACATTGGCCTCTATGGGTATTTATTTATTCAAATGGGATGTGTTGCGTCACTACTTACTGGAAAGCGCAAGTGATTCTGAATCTTCACATGATTTTGGTAAAGACATCATTCCGCTATTGCTTCAGCATGGCCGGTCGCTGTATGCATACCCGTTTGCTGGGTACTGGAAGGATGTGGGCACCATTCAGAGCTTGTGGGAGTCTAATATGGATCTTCTGGTTCAGGACCCGCCGCTAGATCTGAATGACCCGTTCTGGCGCATCTATACCCGCAGCCCCAATCAACCTGCCCAGTATATCACCCAGCGGGCGATCCTGAAAAACAGCATCGTAAATGAAGGCTGCATGGTGGATGGAGAAGTAAGACACTCCGTACTGTTTTATGGGGTTGAAGTCGGTGAGGGGAGCGTTATTACTGATTCTGTCATCATGCCGAATGTAAAAATCGGACGCAATGTACGTATTCACCGGGCCATCGTGAATGAGAACATGGTTATTGAAGACAACGCAGTCATTGGACCTGAAGATAGCCTGGACGAGATTATTTTGTTCGATCAGGAAAGCCAGCTTCACGCACGAATATAA
- a CDS encoding DUF2062 domain-containing protein, translating into MIKFNPKRLKPHKSRKKYNVFQNIWRAIRLNFIKLLRAPGGVKKISLGFAIGFGLEMIVISTASLVYLVFYPIVRLSGGSLPAAIVGNVVGKLTFLPIVLMPFAKQLGAWIYPSHYPVHVRGGRLHEHSFMELFHGNWSVFRDLLHGGLHILIGMSIFGVVLGIISYFVIQVLYNRSLHKRLEKRKLRHGAGFSPTRLLKNG; encoded by the coding sequence TTGATAAAGTTCAATCCGAAAAGGCTCAAACCTCATAAATCAAGGAAGAAATACAATGTGTTTCAAAATATATGGCGGGCGATTCGTCTGAATTTTATTAAGCTGTTGCGCGCCCCTGGTGGAGTTAAAAAGATCTCTTTGGGCTTCGCCATTGGCTTTGGTCTGGAGATGATCGTAATTTCCACGGCCTCTCTCGTATACCTCGTGTTTTACCCGATTGTTCGGCTGTCCGGTGGTTCGCTGCCTGCGGCCATTGTGGGTAACGTTGTCGGCAAGCTGACCTTTTTGCCGATTGTACTGATGCCATTCGCCAAGCAACTGGGAGCTTGGATTTATCCATCACATTATCCGGTACATGTCAGGGGCGGTCGACTTCACGAGCATTCTTTTATGGAGCTTTTTCACGGCAACTGGTCTGTATTCAGAGACTTACTGCACGGAGGCCTCCACATCCTGATCGGCATGTCTATTTTCGGTGTGGTGCTGGGCATAATTTCGTATTTTGTCATTCAGGTTCTGTATAACCGTTCGCTGCACAAACGGTTGGAAAAGCGGAAACTGCGTCATGGCGCAGGATTTTCGCCGACCAGATTGCTGAAGAATGGATAA
- the glgD gene encoding glucose-1-phosphate adenylyltransferase subunit GlgD: MSRLIGVINLDHELDQLKELTYFRCGAAVPFASRYRLIDFTLSNMMHAGMQDIALFIRRKYRSLLDHLGEGRPWDLDRRRGGLFILPPDWNDPTDTSRGDLQHVHNNLDFFHRSSGQTIVHAGTQHINKVNLEDVYRYHLEKNADVTLVYKPIHQLETEHAPCVRLEIDDSGRVTGIHQEQDHHNIYLEMFVMDKSLYLDQVKHCIAHQDNHFFRDAIQKNPSGLRIYAYRYDGYHAVINSIESYYKNSMKLLDQEQYQALFQNQPVHTKIKYEAPTRYTYSAEVDHSLVANGCTIGGKVENSILFRGVQVEEGARVSNSIVMQKCIIRKGAVVQNVVLDKDVQLSPDRTLIGDIKVPYVIAKNSVI, from the coding sequence ATGAGCCGGCTCATTGGAGTGATCAACCTGGATCACGAATTGGATCAATTGAAGGAGTTGACTTATTTCCGGTGCGGGGCAGCAGTACCCTTTGCTAGTCGATATCGGCTCATTGATTTCACCTTATCCAATATGATGCATGCAGGGATGCAGGATATTGCACTGTTTATCCGCCGCAAATACCGTTCGCTGCTGGATCATTTGGGTGAAGGTCGGCCATGGGATTTAGACCGCAGAAGGGGTGGGTTGTTTATTTTGCCACCGGATTGGAACGATCCGACGGACACATCACGTGGGGACTTGCAGCATGTGCACAATAATCTGGATTTTTTCCATCGCTCATCGGGGCAAACCATTGTACATGCAGGAACTCAGCATATCAACAAGGTTAATTTAGAGGATGTATACCGATATCATCTGGAAAAGAATGCGGATGTCACCCTCGTATATAAACCCATTCACCAGCTCGAAACTGAGCATGCACCGTGTGTACGGCTGGAGATTGACGACAGCGGACGAGTGACCGGTATTCATCAGGAGCAGGATCATCATAATATTTATCTAGAAATGTTTGTGATGGACAAAAGCTTGTATCTGGATCAGGTAAAGCATTGCATTGCTCATCAGGATAATCATTTCTTTCGCGATGCGATTCAGAAAAATCCAAGTGGCCTGCGCATCTACGCGTATCGCTATGATGGTTATCATGCAGTTATTAATTCTATCGAGAGCTATTATAAAAATAGCATGAAACTGCTGGATCAGGAGCAATATCAAGCCCTGTTCCAGAATCAGCCGGTGCATACCAAAATCAAGTATGAAGCTCCGACGCGTTATACGTACAGCGCCGAGGTGGATCATTCCCTTGTTGCCAATGGCTGCACCATTGGGGGGAAGGTCGAGAACAGCATTCTTTTTCGTGGCGTGCAAGTAGAGGAAGGCGCGCGGGTAAGCAACTCGATTGTTATGCAAAAATGCATCATCCGTAAAGGCGCAGTTGTGCAGAATGTGGTTTTAGATAAGGATGTACAGCTTTCACCAGATCGAACTCTGATTGGAGACATTAAAGTTCCCTATGTGATTGCCAAGAATAGCGTGATTTAA
- a CDS encoding MATE family efflux transporter gives MRNRIQFRGSSNRDFNRELMMLVIPIALQNLISATVISVGVFMLGMISQSAMSAVSLAGQITFALTLFYMGMSAGASILTAQYWGREDLPTIQRILSIACMFSFCISILFFLTSFFLPEALMYLFTNDTELIQYGSKFLQMNSFSYLVMGISQMYLSVIRSMENAKLSAWISSLCLILNILFNAFCIFILFPSRPELAISAVALATVLARIIELVCCMIHSVTKGGIRFRLPVRDGIQRNLLKDFLKYTLPVQGNYIVWGGALTATAAIIGHVNSDMVAANSIASVVKNLAVVLCGGIATGGSVLVGKYLGQGDIEKAKHAGNKMCFYALIFGVIAGCTILFIKPLVYSIVNLNSIAQSYLDGMLYISAYYCMAKSLNSTTIAGIFTAGGDSKFGFWCDTVVMWLIILPLSYLCAFVWQVPPIFLYIVISLDEMIKLPIAFIRYRQFKWLNNITRNFA, from the coding sequence GTGAGAAACCGTATACAATTTAGAGGATCTAGCAATCGTGATTTTAATCGAGAGTTAATGATGCTCGTCATTCCCATTGCATTACAAAATTTAATATCAGCAACCGTGATATCCGTTGGTGTATTTATGCTGGGTATGATTAGTCAATCTGCAATGTCAGCCGTATCACTCGCAGGGCAAATTACTTTTGCATTAACATTGTTTTACATGGGGATGTCAGCGGGGGCAAGTATCCTGACTGCGCAATACTGGGGAAGGGAGGATTTACCAACCATACAGCGCATTCTTAGTATTGCTTGCATGTTCTCCTTTTGTATCTCCATTTTGTTTTTTTTGACTTCCTTCTTTCTTCCAGAGGCACTTATGTATTTATTCACCAATGATACTGAACTGATTCAATATGGCTCTAAGTTTTTACAAATGAATTCCTTTTCTTATCTCGTGATGGGAATATCGCAGATGTATCTCAGTGTGATTAGAAGTATGGAAAATGCAAAACTCAGTGCGTGGATTAGCTCCTTATGTTTGATCTTAAACATTTTGTTCAATGCCTTTTGCATTTTTATTTTATTCCCATCAAGACCCGAACTGGCCATTTCCGCAGTAGCTCTTGCCACGGTTTTAGCACGGATTATTGAACTAGTATGTTGTATGATTCACTCCGTAACCAAGGGGGGCATTCGTTTTCGTTTGCCTGTACGTGATGGCATTCAACGAAATTTATTAAAAGATTTCTTAAAATATACTCTGCCTGTACAGGGGAATTATATTGTATGGGGAGGAGCTCTTACCGCTACGGCTGCAATTATTGGCCATGTGAACTCCGATATGGTAGCAGCTAACTCGATAGCGTCTGTAGTTAAAAACCTAGCAGTTGTTCTCTGTGGAGGCATAGCTACTGGAGGCTCTGTACTTGTTGGAAAGTATTTGGGACAGGGTGACATCGAGAAGGCAAAGCATGCGGGCAACAAAATGTGTTTTTATGCTTTGATATTTGGAGTTATTGCAGGCTGCACGATTCTGTTCATTAAACCATTGGTATACTCCATCGTCAATTTGAATTCAATTGCTCAAAGTTACCTAGATGGAATGCTTTACATTAGTGCGTATTATTGTATGGCCAAATCGTTAAACTCCACAACTATAGCGGGTATATTTACGGCTGGTGGGGATTCCAAATTTGGATTTTGGTGCGACACTGTTGTCATGTGGCTTATTATTCTGCCGCTTAGTTACCTATGTGCTTTTGTTTGGCAAGTGCCGCCTATCTTTTTGTATATCGTCATCAGCTTAGACGAGATGATTAAATTACCCATTGCTTTTATTCGATATCGACAGTTTAAGTGGCTTAACAACATAACTAGAAACTTTGCATAA
- a CDS encoding response regulator transcription factor yields the protein MTTKLLIADDEKNIRMGLQAMIEREYSDLYEYVLVKDGGEAWQHVKEFSPELVITDIRMPVMDGIMLMQHIRKLEPRDRPLVIILSGYDEFQYAREAIRCGAREYLLKPIVREELFSALAVLNEELQQRNSLLNDCVNSGAIDKLTGRMDATSAIADRSGSLTRAIQYIHAHFSEDLNMAVVSNVVSLNYTYFSQAFKAYTGLSFVQYLKRLRIAEAKKLLGRQEGKIYEIAATVGFDNAKHFNKVFRELEGMTPQQFRLKNLRGN from the coding sequence ATGACGACTAAGCTGTTGATTGCAGATGACGAGAAGAACATTCGAATGGGGCTTCAAGCTATGATCGAACGGGAGTATTCCGATCTCTATGAATACGTGCTGGTCAAGGACGGAGGCGAAGCCTGGCAGCATGTAAAGGAGTTTTCACCCGAGTTGGTGATAACGGATATCCGTATGCCTGTTATGGATGGAATTATGCTGATGCAGCATATTCGCAAGCTGGAGCCAAGAGACAGACCTTTAGTAATCATTCTCAGTGGATATGACGAGTTCCAGTATGCGCGCGAAGCGATTCGTTGCGGAGCGCGGGAGTATTTGCTGAAGCCGATTGTGCGAGAGGAACTGTTCAGTGCGTTGGCAGTTTTGAACGAAGAATTACAGCAAAGGAACTCTCTATTAAACGATTGTGTGAATAGCGGGGCGATAGATAAACTGACTGGAAGAATGGACGCTACTAGTGCGATTGCCGATAGAAGCGGCAGCTTGACGAGAGCAATCCAGTACATCCATGCTCATTTCAGCGAGGATTTGAACATGGCGGTAGTATCTAATGTAGTATCCTTGAATTATACGTATTTTAGTCAGGCGTTCAAAGCCTATACAGGTCTTAGTTTTGTTCAATATTTAAAAAGGCTGCGCATTGCAGAAGCCAAAAAGCTGCTAGGGCGTCAAGAGGGCAAGATTTATGAAATTGCGGCTACTGTGGGCTTTGACAATGCCAAGCATTTTAACAAGGTGTTCCGTGAACTGGAAGGAATGACTCCGCAGCAGTTTCGGCTGAAGAATCTAAGGGGTAATTGA